The window CAATCTCATCTTATTCATCGTGATAAGACCATGATTGAGCATTTTCATGTTTAAAACGATTGATATCACGACGATCTTTTTTACTTGGTCGGTGATCTGGTCGCGCTAGATTATGCAACTTTCGCTGTGATGCATGCAACTCTCGACGCTCTATACTTTCAGCTGTTTCTTCGTAAAGTTGTTGTGCGATTGGCGCACCACCACGTATAGATGAAAGTGCTTTGACGATCACGGTTTTTTTCTCAAAGCCCTGTTGGATGGTGAGCTGCATACCAATACGTACATCTCGAGAAACTTTTACGCGTTCATTATTGTGATGTACTTTGCCACCTTCGATAGCTGCTTTGGCAATAGAGCGTGTCTTAAAAAAACGTGCTGCCCAAAGCCATTTATCAATTCGCATGGCATCCATGCTTTCTGCTTCATGCTGTTTTGGCATCTGTTACCTGTATATTGGGTTCAAGATAATCAAGGAGTTCTGTAAGATGATCGAGAGCTGGGTAGTGCAGTTCGGCTGCTATGCGTGTAGGTTTGCTACTCGAGGGTTGTAAGATACTAAATAATCGTGTAATTCCAAATTCCTCAGCACCTTTTAATACAGCAACCGTATCATCAATAAAGATGGTATCTGCTGGATCGAATGGATGTTGCTGTTGTAGTTTTTTCCAGAAGTTGACATCTTCCTTTGCAAAACCTAGTTCTTCACTACTGATCATTACTTCAAAGTAAGGGCTAAGTTCTACATTTTCAAGTTTTAGTTGTAGTCCCGCTCGATCTGCATTAGTTAATAACCAGCATCGATAACCCTGCGCTTTTAGTTGTTGCAGTAACTGGTGGCAACCAGAACGCGCTTTAATTTTTTCTTGATGTTCATATTGTAGCTGCAAGGTATCAATACCAACTTTGGTCGTCCAGTGCGCCGAAGAATACCAAGATAGTGTATGCTTATATTGTTGATAGAATTTAAATAGTGTCTGTTGACTTTGTGCCAGAGTACATTGATGAAGTTGAGCATGTCGCTCAGGCAGGCAATCATTCCAGATAAAATCATCAAAAGCTAAATCAAGTAAAGTGCCATCCATGTCGAACATGATGATTGGCGGTTGTAAATCTGAATATGACATAAGGTTAATCTATGTTTGTTAAAACGCTTGCCCCACAAGACAACTTTATTTTGCAACTTGTTCCAGTTATGGCGCAAGCTAGTCAAATATTATTGGAAGAATATCAAAATTATTGTGCGGGTGGTGAGTTTAATATTCAG is drawn from Acinetobacter suaedae and contains these coding sequences:
- a CDS encoding RNA-binding S4 domain-containing protein; translation: MPKQHEAESMDAMRIDKWLWAARFFKTRSIAKAAIEGGKVHHNNERVKVSRDVRIGMQLTIQQGFEKKTVIVKALSSIRGGAPIAQQLYEETAESIERRELHASQRKLHNLARPDHRPSKKDRRDINRFKHENAQSWSYHDE
- a CDS encoding HAD-IA family hydrolase, which codes for MSYSDLQPPIIMFDMDGTLLDLAFDDFIWNDCLPERHAQLHQCTLAQSQQTLFKFYQQYKHTLSWYSSAHWTTKVGIDTLQLQYEHQEKIKARSGCHQLLQQLKAQGYRCWLLTNADRAGLQLKLENVELSPYFEVMISSEELGFAKEDVNFWKKLQQQHPFDPADTIFIDDTVAVLKGAEEFGITRLFSILQPSSSKPTRIAAELHYPALDHLTELLDYLEPNIQVTDAKTA